A window of Trueperaceae bacterium genomic DNA:
GCGAACGCCGCCACGGCGTCGCCCTCCCCCACCCCGGCGTCGGCGAGCGCGGCACGCGTGGCGGCCACGGCGCGCCGCAGCTCCTCCCAGCCGACCCGGCGCTCGCTGCCCGCCTCGGTCACGGCGACGATGGCGGTGCCCGCCGGCGTCACCCCGCGAGGCTCCAGGAGCGCCTGCGCGTAGTTGAGGGTGCTGCCCTCGAACCAGCGCGTGCGCGGCATCGGGTCGGCCGACCTCACGGCCGCGCCTCTGGTCGCGAACGGCAGGCCCAGCTCGTCGGCCAGGAGGCCCCAGAAGGGCCCGGGGTGCGCCACGCTCCAGGCGTGCAGGGCGAAGTAGTCGGGGAGCGCCTCCCCCGCCGCGCGCTCGGCCGCGCGCCTGAAGGCGTCCATGGCGGAGGCGGCGACGCGCTCGGGAGACGGCGTCCACAGCACCGCCCCGGCTGACGGCTCGTTCGGCATGAGGCTCACTCCTCTGGGGGCCGGGCGGGGGCCGGGCGCCGGCCGCGTCACACTGCGGGCACTTCGGTGTCCAGTGTACCCTTGGGCATGCTCTCTCGCGGCGGTCGCGCCGCCTCGCAGGACGGGCGTCGCAAGGTGACGAGGGCCGACTGGTCGCAGTTGCGGCGCGCCGCCACCTTCCTGCGCCCGCACCGCGGCGCGCTGGCCGGCGGCATCGTCGCCGTGGCGCTGGCGGGCGGCCTCGGGCTGGTCTTCCCACTGTTGATCAGGGACCTCCTGAACTCCGCCTTCGCGCCCGGGGCGGCCAGCGACCTGGCGCGGGGCGAACTCGACCGCGTGGCGCTCCTGCTTCTCGGCCTGATGCTCGTGCAGGCGGTCTTCAACTACCTGCGCATGTACCTGCTGGGGCGCGTGGGGGAGGCGGTGGTGGCCGACGTGCGCAAGCGCGTCTTCGCTCACCTGCTCGGCCTGTCGGTGCGCTTCTTCGAGGACCGGCGCACGGGCGAGATCACCTCGCGCCTGACGGCCGACATCGCCACCCTGCAGGGCGCCGTCTCGCTGCAACTGGCGCAGTTCGTGAACCAGGGGGTCACGCTCGTCGGAGGCCTGGCCGTGCTGCTCTTCCTCGAGTGGCGCCTCACCCTCCTGATGCTCGCCGTCATCCCGGCGTTGGTCGTGGCGGCCGCCGTGTTCAGCCGCGGCCTCAGGCGCTATAGCACGCGTTTCCAGGACGACCTGGCGGCCGCCAACGCCGCCGCCGAAGAGGCCATGACGTCGATCCGGGTCGTCAAGTCGTTCACGGCGGAGCGCCTCGAGGAGCGTCGCTACGCGCAGGCCATCGATCGCTCGTACGGCAGCGCCCTGAAGCGGGTGACGCTCCGCGCCTACTTCGTGCCTGCGGTCATCCTCGGGATGTCGCTCGGCCTCGCGCTCGTCCTCTGGTACGGCGGGCAGCTGGCGGTCGCCGGGGCGCTGAAGAGCGGCGACCTGGTGGCCTTCCTCCTCATCACGGTGTTCGTGGCGGGCAGCATCGGTACCTTCACGGACCTATGGGCCCAACTGCAGCAGGCCATCGGGGCGTCGCGCCGCATCTTCGAGCTGCTCGATGAGACGACCGACCTGCCCGAGCCGGCTCACCCGGTGACGCTCCCGAGCGTGCGGGGCGAGGTGCGGTTCGAGGGCGTCTCGTTCGGCTACGGCCGGGGTGGCGCCGCCGTGCTTCACGGCGTGGACCTGGTGGCCAGGCCGGGCGAGGTCGTGGCGCTGGTCGGTCCTAGTGGCGCCGGCAAGAGCACGCTCGTGAGCCTCGTCTCCCGCTTCTACGACGTCGACGCCGGCCGGGTCACGCTCGACGGGGTCGACGTGCGGCGGCTCGCTACCGCGGACCTGCGCGCCCTCATCGGGCTGGTGCCGCAGGAGACGCAGCTCTTCTCCGGCTCTGTGCTCGAGAACGTTCGTTACGGTCGCCCGAGCGCGGGCGACGAGGAGGTAAAGGAGGCGTGCGTCGCGGCCAACGCCGACGGGTTCGTGGAGGCGTTGCCCCACGGCTACGCCACGCAGGTCGGCGAGCGCGGCGCGCTCCTCTCGGGCGGGCAGCGGCAACGGCTCGCCATCGCCCGAGCGTTGCTCAAAGACCCGAGGATCCTCATCCTCGACGAGGCGACCAGTTCGCTCGACAGCGAGTCGGAGGCGCTCGTCCAGGCGGCGCTCGAGGTCCTGATGCGGGGGCGGACCACCTTCGTCATCGCCCATCGCCTCGCCACGGTGAGGCGCGCCGATCGCATCCTCGTGCTGGCGGGCGGGCGGATCGTGGAGAGCGGAGCACACGACGAGCTGCTGGCCGCCGAGGGGGTGTACGCCGACCTCTACCAGCTGCAGTTCGCCGGCGGGGCGCCCGTGGCGGCGCGGTAGCCCCGGCGGGTCGGCGCACCGCCGCCGCCGCGTAGAATGACGGGTCATGCCGCTCACAGTGAAAGCGCCGTACACGCCGAAGGGCGACCAGCCCGAGGCCATCGCCGGGCTCGTCGGGGGGCTCGGCGACGGCCTGCGGTTCCAGACGCTCCTGGGCGCCACCGGCACCGGCAAGACCTACACCATGGCCAAGGTGATCGAGGCGGCGCAGCGGCCCGCGCTGATCCTGGCGCCCAACAAGGTGCTCACGGCGCAGCTGGCGGCCGAGTTCCGCGACTACTTCCCCGACGCGGCCGTCGAGTTCT
This region includes:
- a CDS encoding ATP-binding cassette domain-containing protein; translated protein: MLSRGGRAASQDGRRKVTRADWSQLRRAATFLRPHRGALAGGIVAVALAGGLGLVFPLLIRDLLNSAFAPGAASDLARGELDRVALLLLGLMLVQAVFNYLRMYLLGRVGEAVVADVRKRVFAHLLGLSVRFFEDRRTGEITSRLTADIATLQGAVSLQLAQFVNQGVTLVGGLAVLLFLEWRLTLLMLAVIPALVVAAAVFSRGLRRYSTRFQDDLAAANAAAEEAMTSIRVVKSFTAERLEERRYAQAIDRSYGSALKRVTLRAYFVPAVILGMSLGLALVLWYGGQLAVAGALKSGDLVAFLLITVFVAGSIGTFTDLWAQLQQAIGASRRIFELLDETTDLPEPAHPVTLPSVRGEVRFEGVSFGYGRGGAAVLHGVDLVARPGEVVALVGPSGAGKSTLVSLVSRFYDVDAGRVTLDGVDVRRLATADLRALIGLVPQETQLFSGSVLENVRYGRPSAGDEEVKEACVAANADGFVEALPHGYATQVGERGALLSGGQRQRLAIARALLKDPRILILDEATSSLDSESEALVQAALEVLMRGRTTFVIAHRLATVRRADRILVLAGGRIVESGAHDELLAAEGVYADLYQLQFAGGAPVAAR